A region of the Methylobacterium nodulans ORS 2060 genome:
GGATCGGCATCCCGGACGACGACGTGGCCGGTGGGTGTCGTGAGGCGTTGCAGCGACATGGACCGGGTCGCACGGGGCAGCGCGGACCTCGCGCCGGAGGGCTGCCCGCTTCATCGCTTTTCCCTTAGAGGTGGGCCGGTCGGCGCGTCAACGTGAGCGCCCCCGCCCCGGAGAGCCGCCATGACCGCCGTCGTCTCCATCGTCTCGCTCCTCCTCGTGATGTTCCTGGTCAGCCGAGGCGTGCCGGGCCGCACCATGCTGGTGATCCTCGCGGTGACGCTCGCGATCGTGCTGCTGATCGTCGGGGCCGAGCGGTCCGGGATGTGGCCGGGCGAACTGCGCACGCGCTGAGCCTTCGACGTGTCATCCGTCCGTCTGGAGAACCGGATCCGCCCTCTCCTGGACCTCCTCTCGCCGTGACGATCCTGCCCCTGTGACGATCCTGTCCCTCTTGCGCTACCCCGACCCGCGCCTGCGCCAGCCGGCTCCGCCCGCCGCCCTGCCCGATCCGGGCGTGAGCGCCGTTGCGGCGGACCTCGCTGAGACGCTCGCCGCGCATGGCGCGATCGGCCTCACGGCGCCGCATGCCGGCCTCCCCGTTCGCGTCACGGTGATCCGGCTCGGCCCCGACGCGCCGCTCGCCACCTACGTCAACCCGGAGGTGGTCTGGGCCTCCTCCGAAACGGCGCGCCACCGGGAGGGCAGCGTGGCGATGCCG
Encoded here:
- a CDS encoding peptide deformylase, whose amino-acid sequence is MTILSLLRYPDPRLRQPAPPAALPDPGVSAVAADLAETLAAHGAIGLTAPHAGLPVRVTVIRLGPDAPLATYVNPEVVWASSETARHREGSVAMPGVDEEVERPARVRVRFQDLDGTPRQIAAEGFLAACLQHEIDQLDGVFWTERLSRLKRERLLKRFGKVQRG